From a single Camelus bactrianus isolate YW-2024 breed Bactrian camel chromosome 11, ASM4877302v1, whole genome shotgun sequence genomic region:
- the AFAP1L2 gene encoding actin filament-associated protein 1-like 2 isoform X6, whose translation MNKVTVHKQQDAESQDKAPEEQNPLTNGEPGQHSLAPQKSLPDLPPPKMIPERKQLSIPRIESPEGYYEEAEPYDTSLNEDGEAVSSSYESYDEEESSRGRAAPHQWPSPEASIELMRDARICAFLWRKKWLGQWAKQLCVIKDTRLLCYKSSKDHSPQLDVSLLGSSVVHKEKQVRKKEHKLKITPLNADVIVLGLQSKDQAEQWLRVIQEVSGLPSEGACEGNQYIADAQRLSSPKPDISEKYLSASECGSSTDGHPEVPETRDVKKKCSAGLKLSNLMNLGRKKSTSLEPPDRSFETSSYLNVLVNSQWKSRWCSVRDSHLYFYQDRNRSKAAQQPLSLVGCEVVPDPSPDHLYSFRILHNGEELAKLEAKTSEEMGHWLGLLLSESGSKTDPEEFTYDYVDADRVSCIVSAAKTSLLLMQRKFSEPNTYIDGLPSQDRQELLYDDVEMSELTAAVETPEEAAPVTDAPSQPELDRVYLDLTPVKSFLHGAGGAQAQAQAQAQDPLSTPPHQDPPAEALPADPAPAPALEESLVKPPENPELEQMQQESLEPEEPSLRLAAVKIQTEQQKTSSPSCPDAAAITPAGASPPVKDRLKATSAEIKLGKNRTEAEVKRYTEEKERLEKQKEEIRGHLAQLRKEKRELKETLLKCTDKAVVANLEQKLKEIDEECRTEERRRVDLELSIVEVKDNLKKAEAGPVTLGTTVDTTHLENASPRPKAATLAPVPDCTPVNSATALKNRPLSVMVTGKGTVLQKAKVFDWYPRNGRRKERVRKQASSKDPPIDTDLGDNPAVLPSSLKQQLCERVSLFTSKRKRWGSVDGKLQLRGGSVPLESQRK comes from the exons CACCCGAGGAGCAGAACCCACTGACCAACGGGGAGCCCGGCCAGCACTCCTTGGCCCCTCAAAAGAGCCTTCCAGACCTCCCGCCACCCAAGATG ATTCCAGAGCGGAAACAGCTTTCCATCCCAAGGATCGAGTCTCCAGAGGGTTACTATGAAGAGGCTGAACCCTATGACACATCTCTCAATG AGGACGGCGAGGCCGTGAGCAGCTCCTACGAGTCCTACGATGAGGAGGAGAGCAGCAGGGGCAGGGCGGCCCCCCACCAGTGGCCCTCGCCCGAGGCCAGCATCGAGCTGATGCGTGACGCCCGCATCTGCGCCTTCCTGTGGCGCAAGAAGTGGCTGGGCCAGTGGGCCAAGCAGCTCTGTGTCATCAAGGACACCAGGCTCCTG TGTTACAAATCCTCCAAGGACCACAGCCCCCAGCTGGACGTGAGCTTGCTGGGCAGCAGCGTCGTGCACAAGGAGAAGCAGGTGCGGAAGAAGGAGCACAAGCTGAAGATCACGCCGCTGAACGCCGACGTGATCGTGCTGGGCCTGCAGAGCAAGGACCAAGCCGAGCAGTGGCTCCGG GTCATCCAGGAGGTAAGTGGCCTGCCTTCTGAAGGAGCGTGCGAGGGAAACCAGTACATCGCAGACGCCCAGCGCCTGAGTAGTCCGAAA CCAGATATAAGTGAGAAGTACCTGTCAGCCTCGGAGTGTGGAAGCTCTACAGATGGCCACCCTGAGGTCCCAGAGACCAGAGACG TCAAGAAGAAATGTTCTGCTGGCCTCAAGCTGAGCAACCTGATGAACCTGGGCAGGAAGAAGTCTACCTCGCTGGAGCCTCCGGACCGGTCCTTCGAGACATCCA GTTACCTGAACGTGCTGGTGAACAGCCAGTGGAAGTCGCGCTGGTGCTCTGTTAGGGACAGTCACCTGTACTTCTACCAGGACCGGAACCGGAGCAAGGCAGCCCAGCAGCCCCTCAGCCTGGTGGGCTGTGAGGTGGTTCCAGATCCGAGCCCCGACCACCTCTACTCCTTCCGCATCCTGCACAATGGCGAGGAGCTGGCCAAGCTTGAG GCCAAGACTTCCGAGGAAATGGGCCACTGGCTAGGCCTTCTGCTCTCTGAGTCAGGCTCCAAGACAGACCCAGAAGAATTCACCTACGACTACGTGGACGCCGACAGGGTTTCCTGTATCGTGAGTGCCGCGAAAACCTCTCTGCT ACTGATGCAGAGGAAGTTCTCAGAGCCAAACACTTACATTGATGGCCTGCCCAGCCAGGATCGTCAGGAGCTGCTATATGACGACGTGGAGATGTCAGAGCTGACGGCTGCG GTGGAAACCCCAGAGGAGGCTGCCCCTGTGACAGATGCTCCAAGCCAGCCCGAGCTCGACCGGGTATACCTGGACCTCACACCAGTCAAGTCCTTCCTGCACGGCGCTGGcggggcccaggcccaggcccaggcccaggcccaggaccCCCTCTCCACGCCACCCCACCAGGACCCTCCAGCTGAGGCCCTCCCTGCagaccctgcccctgccccagcccttgAGGAGTCCCTCGTGAAGCCTCCAGAGAACCCTGAGTTGGAG CAGATGCAGCAGGAGAGTCTGGAACCCGAGGAGCCTTCCCTGAGACTCGCAGCAGTCAAAATCCAGACTGAACAGCAGAAAACCTCCTCACCGAGCTGCCCTGATGCTGCGGCCATCACCCCAGCTGGGGCCAGCCCCCCTGTGAAGGACAGGCTGAAGGCAACCAGTGCAG AGATCAAACTGGGCAAGAACAGGACAGAAGCTGAGGTGAAACGGTacacagaggagaaggagaggctggagaagcagaaggaagaaatccGGGGGCACCTGGCTCAGCTCCGGAAGGAGAAACGAGAGCTGAAGGAGACCCTGCTCAAATGCACGG ACAAGGCCGTGGTGGCCAACTTGGAGCAGAAGCTGAAGGAGATTGACGAGGAGTGCAGGACGGAGGAGCGCAGGCGTGTGGACCTGGAGCTCAGCATTGTGGAGGTGAAGGACAACCTGAAGAAGGCCGAGGCGGGGCCCGTGACGCTGGGCACCACAGTGGACACCACCCACCTGGAGAACGCGAGCCCCCGA CCCAAAGCTGCCACCCTAGCTCCTGTCCCCGACTGTACCCCAGTCAACTCAGCAACTGCGCTCAAGAATAGGCCTCTGTCGGTCATGGTCACGGGCAAAGGCACTGTCCTCCAGAAAGCCAA GGTGTTTGACTGGTACCCTAGGAATGGGAGAAGAAAGGAACGAGTTAGGAAACAAGCTTCGTCTAAAGACCCTCCCATCGATACGGACCTTGGTGACAATCCTGCTGTGTTACCGTCTTCATTAAAGCAGCAACTCTGTGAAAGGGTGAGTCTGTTTACAAGCAAAAGGAAGCGCTGGGGTTCTGTGGATGGAAAGCTTCAGCTAAGAGGCGGCTCTGTCCCTTTGGAGAGCCAAAGGAAGTAA
- the AFAP1L2 gene encoding actin filament-associated protein 1-like 2 isoform X1 — MERFKAQGCCCLVVQRRMLQVSASLEQLLTELDDFLKILDQENLSSTAVVKKSGLAELLRLYTKSSSSDEEYIYMNKVTVHKQQDAESQDKAPEEQNPLTNGEPGQHSLAPQKSLPDLPPPKMIPERKQLSIPRIESPEGYYEEAEPYDTSLNEDGEAVSSSYESYDEEESSRGRAAPHQWPSPEASIELMRDARICAFLWRKKWLGQWAKQLCVIKDTRLLCYKSSKDHSPQLDVSLLGSSVVHKEKQVRKKEHKLKITPLNADVIVLGLQSKDQAEQWLRVIQEVSGLPSEGACEGNQYIADAQRLSSPKPDISEKYLSASECGSSTDGHPEVPETRDVKKKCSAGLKLSNLMNLGRKKSTSLEPPDRSFETSSYLNVLVNSQWKSRWCSVRDSHLYFYQDRNRSKAAQQPLSLVGCEVVPDPSPDHLYSFRILHNGEELAKLEAKTSEEMGHWLGLLLSESGSKTDPEEFTYDYVDADRVSCIVSAAKTSLLLMQRKFSEPNTYIDGLPSQDRQELLYDDVEMSELTAAVETPEEAAPVTDAPSQPELDRVYLDLTPVKSFLHGAGGAQAQAQAQAQDPLSTPPHQDPPAEALPADPAPAPALEESLVKPPENPELEQMQQESLEPEEPSLRLAAVKIQTEQQKTSSPSCPDAAAITPAGASPPVKDRLKATSAEIKLGKNRTEAEVKRYTEEKERLEKQKEEIRGHLAQLRKEKRELKETLLKCTDKAVVANLEQKLKEIDEECRTEERRRVDLELSIVEVKDNLKKAEAGPVTLGTTVDTTHLENASPRPKAATLAPVPDCTPVNSATALKNRPLSVMVTGKGTVLQKAKVFDWYPRNGRRKERVRKQASSKDPPIDTDLGDNPAVLPSSLKQQLCERVSLFTSKRKRWGSVDGKLQLRGGSVPLESQRK; from the exons CACCCGAGGAGCAGAACCCACTGACCAACGGGGAGCCCGGCCAGCACTCCTTGGCCCCTCAAAAGAGCCTTCCAGACCTCCCGCCACCCAAGATG ATTCCAGAGCGGAAACAGCTTTCCATCCCAAGGATCGAGTCTCCAGAGGGTTACTATGAAGAGGCTGAACCCTATGACACATCTCTCAATG AGGACGGCGAGGCCGTGAGCAGCTCCTACGAGTCCTACGATGAGGAGGAGAGCAGCAGGGGCAGGGCGGCCCCCCACCAGTGGCCCTCGCCCGAGGCCAGCATCGAGCTGATGCGTGACGCCCGCATCTGCGCCTTCCTGTGGCGCAAGAAGTGGCTGGGCCAGTGGGCCAAGCAGCTCTGTGTCATCAAGGACACCAGGCTCCTG TGTTACAAATCCTCCAAGGACCACAGCCCCCAGCTGGACGTGAGCTTGCTGGGCAGCAGCGTCGTGCACAAGGAGAAGCAGGTGCGGAAGAAGGAGCACAAGCTGAAGATCACGCCGCTGAACGCCGACGTGATCGTGCTGGGCCTGCAGAGCAAGGACCAAGCCGAGCAGTGGCTCCGG GTCATCCAGGAGGTAAGTGGCCTGCCTTCTGAAGGAGCGTGCGAGGGAAACCAGTACATCGCAGACGCCCAGCGCCTGAGTAGTCCGAAA CCAGATATAAGTGAGAAGTACCTGTCAGCCTCGGAGTGTGGAAGCTCTACAGATGGCCACCCTGAGGTCCCAGAGACCAGAGACG TCAAGAAGAAATGTTCTGCTGGCCTCAAGCTGAGCAACCTGATGAACCTGGGCAGGAAGAAGTCTACCTCGCTGGAGCCTCCGGACCGGTCCTTCGAGACATCCA GTTACCTGAACGTGCTGGTGAACAGCCAGTGGAAGTCGCGCTGGTGCTCTGTTAGGGACAGTCACCTGTACTTCTACCAGGACCGGAACCGGAGCAAGGCAGCCCAGCAGCCCCTCAGCCTGGTGGGCTGTGAGGTGGTTCCAGATCCGAGCCCCGACCACCTCTACTCCTTCCGCATCCTGCACAATGGCGAGGAGCTGGCCAAGCTTGAG GCCAAGACTTCCGAGGAAATGGGCCACTGGCTAGGCCTTCTGCTCTCTGAGTCAGGCTCCAAGACAGACCCAGAAGAATTCACCTACGACTACGTGGACGCCGACAGGGTTTCCTGTATCGTGAGTGCCGCGAAAACCTCTCTGCT ACTGATGCAGAGGAAGTTCTCAGAGCCAAACACTTACATTGATGGCCTGCCCAGCCAGGATCGTCAGGAGCTGCTATATGACGACGTGGAGATGTCAGAGCTGACGGCTGCG GTGGAAACCCCAGAGGAGGCTGCCCCTGTGACAGATGCTCCAAGCCAGCCCGAGCTCGACCGGGTATACCTGGACCTCACACCAGTCAAGTCCTTCCTGCACGGCGCTGGcggggcccaggcccaggcccaggcccaggcccaggaccCCCTCTCCACGCCACCCCACCAGGACCCTCCAGCTGAGGCCCTCCCTGCagaccctgcccctgccccagcccttgAGGAGTCCCTCGTGAAGCCTCCAGAGAACCCTGAGTTGGAG CAGATGCAGCAGGAGAGTCTGGAACCCGAGGAGCCTTCCCTGAGACTCGCAGCAGTCAAAATCCAGACTGAACAGCAGAAAACCTCCTCACCGAGCTGCCCTGATGCTGCGGCCATCACCCCAGCTGGGGCCAGCCCCCCTGTGAAGGACAGGCTGAAGGCAACCAGTGCAG AGATCAAACTGGGCAAGAACAGGACAGAAGCTGAGGTGAAACGGTacacagaggagaaggagaggctggagaagcagaaggaagaaatccGGGGGCACCTGGCTCAGCTCCGGAAGGAGAAACGAGAGCTGAAGGAGACCCTGCTCAAATGCACGG ACAAGGCCGTGGTGGCCAACTTGGAGCAGAAGCTGAAGGAGATTGACGAGGAGTGCAGGACGGAGGAGCGCAGGCGTGTGGACCTGGAGCTCAGCATTGTGGAGGTGAAGGACAACCTGAAGAAGGCCGAGGCGGGGCCCGTGACGCTGGGCACCACAGTGGACACCACCCACCTGGAGAACGCGAGCCCCCGA CCCAAAGCTGCCACCCTAGCTCCTGTCCCCGACTGTACCCCAGTCAACTCAGCAACTGCGCTCAAGAATAGGCCTCTGTCGGTCATGGTCACGGGCAAAGGCACTGTCCTCCAGAAAGCCAA GGTGTTTGACTGGTACCCTAGGAATGGGAGAAGAAAGGAACGAGTTAGGAAACAAGCTTCGTCTAAAGACCCTCCCATCGATACGGACCTTGGTGACAATCCTGCTGTGTTACCGTCTTCATTAAAGCAGCAACTCTGTGAAAGGGTGAGTCTGTTTACAAGCAAAAGGAAGCGCTGGGGTTCTGTGGATGGAAAGCTTCAGCTAAGAGGCGGCTCTGTCCCTTTGGAGAGCCAAAGGAAGTAA
- the AFAP1L2 gene encoding actin filament-associated protein 1-like 2 isoform X3, producing MERFKALEQLLTELDDFLKILDQENLSSTAVVKKSGLAELLRLYTKSSSSDEEYIYMNKVTVHKQQDAESQDKAPEEQNPLTNGEPGQHSLAPQKSLPDLPPPKMIPERKQLSIPRIESPEGYYEEAEPYDTSLNEDGEAVSSSYESYDEEESSRGRAAPHQWPSPEASIELMRDARICAFLWRKKWLGQWAKQLCVIKDTRLLCYKSSKDHSPQLDVSLLGSSVVHKEKQVRKKEHKLKITPLNADVIVLGLQSKDQAEQWLRVIQEVSGLPSEGACEGNQYIADAQRLSSPKPDISEKYLSASECGSSTDGHPEVPETRDVKKKCSAGLKLSNLMNLGRKKSTSLEPPDRSFETSSYLNVLVNSQWKSRWCSVRDSHLYFYQDRNRSKAAQQPLSLVGCEVVPDPSPDHLYSFRILHNGEELAKLEAKTSEEMGHWLGLLLSESGSKTDPEEFTYDYVDADRVSCIVSAAKTSLLLMQRKFSEPNTYIDGLPSQDRQELLYDDVEMSELTAAVETPEEAAPVTDAPSQPELDRVYLDLTPVKSFLHGAGGAQAQAQAQAQDPLSTPPHQDPPAEALPADPAPAPALEESLVKPPENPELEQMQQESLEPEEPSLRLAAVKIQTEQQKTSSPSCPDAAAITPAGASPPVKDRLKATSAEIKLGKNRTEAEVKRYTEEKERLEKQKEEIRGHLAQLRKEKRELKETLLKCTDKAVVANLEQKLKEIDEECRTEERRRVDLELSIVEVKDNLKKAEAGPVTLGTTVDTTHLENASPRPKAATLAPVPDCTPVNSATALKNRPLSVMVTGKGTVLQKAKVFDWYPRNGRRKERVRKQASSKDPPIDTDLGDNPAVLPSSLKQQLCERVSLFTSKRKRWGSVDGKLQLRGGSVPLESQRK from the exons CACCCGAGGAGCAGAACCCACTGACCAACGGGGAGCCCGGCCAGCACTCCTTGGCCCCTCAAAAGAGCCTTCCAGACCTCCCGCCACCCAAGATG ATTCCAGAGCGGAAACAGCTTTCCATCCCAAGGATCGAGTCTCCAGAGGGTTACTATGAAGAGGCTGAACCCTATGACACATCTCTCAATG AGGACGGCGAGGCCGTGAGCAGCTCCTACGAGTCCTACGATGAGGAGGAGAGCAGCAGGGGCAGGGCGGCCCCCCACCAGTGGCCCTCGCCCGAGGCCAGCATCGAGCTGATGCGTGACGCCCGCATCTGCGCCTTCCTGTGGCGCAAGAAGTGGCTGGGCCAGTGGGCCAAGCAGCTCTGTGTCATCAAGGACACCAGGCTCCTG TGTTACAAATCCTCCAAGGACCACAGCCCCCAGCTGGACGTGAGCTTGCTGGGCAGCAGCGTCGTGCACAAGGAGAAGCAGGTGCGGAAGAAGGAGCACAAGCTGAAGATCACGCCGCTGAACGCCGACGTGATCGTGCTGGGCCTGCAGAGCAAGGACCAAGCCGAGCAGTGGCTCCGG GTCATCCAGGAGGTAAGTGGCCTGCCTTCTGAAGGAGCGTGCGAGGGAAACCAGTACATCGCAGACGCCCAGCGCCTGAGTAGTCCGAAA CCAGATATAAGTGAGAAGTACCTGTCAGCCTCGGAGTGTGGAAGCTCTACAGATGGCCACCCTGAGGTCCCAGAGACCAGAGACG TCAAGAAGAAATGTTCTGCTGGCCTCAAGCTGAGCAACCTGATGAACCTGGGCAGGAAGAAGTCTACCTCGCTGGAGCCTCCGGACCGGTCCTTCGAGACATCCA GTTACCTGAACGTGCTGGTGAACAGCCAGTGGAAGTCGCGCTGGTGCTCTGTTAGGGACAGTCACCTGTACTTCTACCAGGACCGGAACCGGAGCAAGGCAGCCCAGCAGCCCCTCAGCCTGGTGGGCTGTGAGGTGGTTCCAGATCCGAGCCCCGACCACCTCTACTCCTTCCGCATCCTGCACAATGGCGAGGAGCTGGCCAAGCTTGAG GCCAAGACTTCCGAGGAAATGGGCCACTGGCTAGGCCTTCTGCTCTCTGAGTCAGGCTCCAAGACAGACCCAGAAGAATTCACCTACGACTACGTGGACGCCGACAGGGTTTCCTGTATCGTGAGTGCCGCGAAAACCTCTCTGCT ACTGATGCAGAGGAAGTTCTCAGAGCCAAACACTTACATTGATGGCCTGCCCAGCCAGGATCGTCAGGAGCTGCTATATGACGACGTGGAGATGTCAGAGCTGACGGCTGCG GTGGAAACCCCAGAGGAGGCTGCCCCTGTGACAGATGCTCCAAGCCAGCCCGAGCTCGACCGGGTATACCTGGACCTCACACCAGTCAAGTCCTTCCTGCACGGCGCTGGcggggcccaggcccaggcccaggcccaggcccaggaccCCCTCTCCACGCCACCCCACCAGGACCCTCCAGCTGAGGCCCTCCCTGCagaccctgcccctgccccagcccttgAGGAGTCCCTCGTGAAGCCTCCAGAGAACCCTGAGTTGGAG CAGATGCAGCAGGAGAGTCTGGAACCCGAGGAGCCTTCCCTGAGACTCGCAGCAGTCAAAATCCAGACTGAACAGCAGAAAACCTCCTCACCGAGCTGCCCTGATGCTGCGGCCATCACCCCAGCTGGGGCCAGCCCCCCTGTGAAGGACAGGCTGAAGGCAACCAGTGCAG AGATCAAACTGGGCAAGAACAGGACAGAAGCTGAGGTGAAACGGTacacagaggagaaggagaggctggagaagcagaaggaagaaatccGGGGGCACCTGGCTCAGCTCCGGAAGGAGAAACGAGAGCTGAAGGAGACCCTGCTCAAATGCACGG ACAAGGCCGTGGTGGCCAACTTGGAGCAGAAGCTGAAGGAGATTGACGAGGAGTGCAGGACGGAGGAGCGCAGGCGTGTGGACCTGGAGCTCAGCATTGTGGAGGTGAAGGACAACCTGAAGAAGGCCGAGGCGGGGCCCGTGACGCTGGGCACCACAGTGGACACCACCCACCTGGAGAACGCGAGCCCCCGA CCCAAAGCTGCCACCCTAGCTCCTGTCCCCGACTGTACCCCAGTCAACTCAGCAACTGCGCTCAAGAATAGGCCTCTGTCGGTCATGGTCACGGGCAAAGGCACTGTCCTCCAGAAAGCCAA GGTGTTTGACTGGTACCCTAGGAATGGGAGAAGAAAGGAACGAGTTAGGAAACAAGCTTCGTCTAAAGACCCTCCCATCGATACGGACCTTGGTGACAATCCTGCTGTGTTACCGTCTTCATTAAAGCAGCAACTCTGTGAAAGGGTGAGTCTGTTTACAAGCAAAAGGAAGCGCTGGGGTTCTGTGGATGGAAAGCTTCAGCTAAGAGGCGGCTCTGTCCCTTTGGAGAGCCAAAGGAAGTAA
- the AFAP1L2 gene encoding actin filament-associated protein 1-like 2 isoform X2, translating into MERFKAQGCCCLVVQRRMLQVSASLEQLLTELDDFLKILDQENLSSTAVVKKSGLAELLRLYTKSSSSDEEYIYMNKVTVHKQQDAESQDKAPEEQNPLTNGEPGQHSLAPQKSLPDLPPPKMIPERKQLSIPRIESPEGYYEEAEPYDTSLNEDGEAVSSSYESYDEEESSRGRAAPHQWPSPEASIELMRDARICAFLWRKKWLGQWAKQLCVIKDTRLLCYKSSKDHSPQLDVSLLGSSVVHKEKQVRKKEHKLKITPLNADVIVLGLQSKDQAEQWLRVIQEVSGLPSEGACEGNQYIADAQRLSSPKPDISEKYLSASECGSSTDGHPEVPETRDVKKKCSAGLKLSNLMNLGRKKSTSLEPPDRSFETSSYLNVLVNSQWKSRWCSVRDSHLYFYQDRNRSKAAQQPLSLVGCEVVPDPSPDHLYSFRILHNGEELAKLEAKTSEEMGHWLGLLLSESGSKTDPEEFTYDYVDADRVSCIVSAAKTSLLLMQRKFSEPNTYIDGLPSQDRQELLYDDVEMSELTAAVETPEEAAPVTDAPSQPELDRVYLDLTPVKSFLHGAGGAQAQAQAQAQDPLSTPPHQDPPAEALPADPAPAPALEESLVKPPENPELEMQQESLEPEEPSLRLAAVKIQTEQQKTSSPSCPDAAAITPAGASPPVKDRLKATSAEIKLGKNRTEAEVKRYTEEKERLEKQKEEIRGHLAQLRKEKRELKETLLKCTDKAVVANLEQKLKEIDEECRTEERRRVDLELSIVEVKDNLKKAEAGPVTLGTTVDTTHLENASPRPKAATLAPVPDCTPVNSATALKNRPLSVMVTGKGTVLQKAKVFDWYPRNGRRKERVRKQASSKDPPIDTDLGDNPAVLPSSLKQQLCERVSLFTSKRKRWGSVDGKLQLRGGSVPLESQRK; encoded by the exons CACCCGAGGAGCAGAACCCACTGACCAACGGGGAGCCCGGCCAGCACTCCTTGGCCCCTCAAAAGAGCCTTCCAGACCTCCCGCCACCCAAGATG ATTCCAGAGCGGAAACAGCTTTCCATCCCAAGGATCGAGTCTCCAGAGGGTTACTATGAAGAGGCTGAACCCTATGACACATCTCTCAATG AGGACGGCGAGGCCGTGAGCAGCTCCTACGAGTCCTACGATGAGGAGGAGAGCAGCAGGGGCAGGGCGGCCCCCCACCAGTGGCCCTCGCCCGAGGCCAGCATCGAGCTGATGCGTGACGCCCGCATCTGCGCCTTCCTGTGGCGCAAGAAGTGGCTGGGCCAGTGGGCCAAGCAGCTCTGTGTCATCAAGGACACCAGGCTCCTG TGTTACAAATCCTCCAAGGACCACAGCCCCCAGCTGGACGTGAGCTTGCTGGGCAGCAGCGTCGTGCACAAGGAGAAGCAGGTGCGGAAGAAGGAGCACAAGCTGAAGATCACGCCGCTGAACGCCGACGTGATCGTGCTGGGCCTGCAGAGCAAGGACCAAGCCGAGCAGTGGCTCCGG GTCATCCAGGAGGTAAGTGGCCTGCCTTCTGAAGGAGCGTGCGAGGGAAACCAGTACATCGCAGACGCCCAGCGCCTGAGTAGTCCGAAA CCAGATATAAGTGAGAAGTACCTGTCAGCCTCGGAGTGTGGAAGCTCTACAGATGGCCACCCTGAGGTCCCAGAGACCAGAGACG TCAAGAAGAAATGTTCTGCTGGCCTCAAGCTGAGCAACCTGATGAACCTGGGCAGGAAGAAGTCTACCTCGCTGGAGCCTCCGGACCGGTCCTTCGAGACATCCA GTTACCTGAACGTGCTGGTGAACAGCCAGTGGAAGTCGCGCTGGTGCTCTGTTAGGGACAGTCACCTGTACTTCTACCAGGACCGGAACCGGAGCAAGGCAGCCCAGCAGCCCCTCAGCCTGGTGGGCTGTGAGGTGGTTCCAGATCCGAGCCCCGACCACCTCTACTCCTTCCGCATCCTGCACAATGGCGAGGAGCTGGCCAAGCTTGAG GCCAAGACTTCCGAGGAAATGGGCCACTGGCTAGGCCTTCTGCTCTCTGAGTCAGGCTCCAAGACAGACCCAGAAGAATTCACCTACGACTACGTGGACGCCGACAGGGTTTCCTGTATCGTGAGTGCCGCGAAAACCTCTCTGCT ACTGATGCAGAGGAAGTTCTCAGAGCCAAACACTTACATTGATGGCCTGCCCAGCCAGGATCGTCAGGAGCTGCTATATGACGACGTGGAGATGTCAGAGCTGACGGCTGCG GTGGAAACCCCAGAGGAGGCTGCCCCTGTGACAGATGCTCCAAGCCAGCCCGAGCTCGACCGGGTATACCTGGACCTCACACCAGTCAAGTCCTTCCTGCACGGCGCTGGcggggcccaggcccaggcccaggcccaggcccaggaccCCCTCTCCACGCCACCCCACCAGGACCCTCCAGCTGAGGCCCTCCCTGCagaccctgcccctgccccagcccttgAGGAGTCCCTCGTGAAGCCTCCAGAGAACCCTGAGTTGGAG ATGCAGCAGGAGAGTCTGGAACCCGAGGAGCCTTCCCTGAGACTCGCAGCAGTCAAAATCCAGACTGAACAGCAGAAAACCTCCTCACCGAGCTGCCCTGATGCTGCGGCCATCACCCCAGCTGGGGCCAGCCCCCCTGTGAAGGACAGGCTGAAGGCAACCAGTGCAG AGATCAAACTGGGCAAGAACAGGACAGAAGCTGAGGTGAAACGGTacacagaggagaaggagaggctggagaagcagaaggaagaaatccGGGGGCACCTGGCTCAGCTCCGGAAGGAGAAACGAGAGCTGAAGGAGACCCTGCTCAAATGCACGG ACAAGGCCGTGGTGGCCAACTTGGAGCAGAAGCTGAAGGAGATTGACGAGGAGTGCAGGACGGAGGAGCGCAGGCGTGTGGACCTGGAGCTCAGCATTGTGGAGGTGAAGGACAACCTGAAGAAGGCCGAGGCGGGGCCCGTGACGCTGGGCACCACAGTGGACACCACCCACCTGGAGAACGCGAGCCCCCGA CCCAAAGCTGCCACCCTAGCTCCTGTCCCCGACTGTACCCCAGTCAACTCAGCAACTGCGCTCAAGAATAGGCCTCTGTCGGTCATGGTCACGGGCAAAGGCACTGTCCTCCAGAAAGCCAA GGTGTTTGACTGGTACCCTAGGAATGGGAGAAGAAAGGAACGAGTTAGGAAACAAGCTTCGTCTAAAGACCCTCCCATCGATACGGACCTTGGTGACAATCCTGCTGTGTTACCGTCTTCATTAAAGCAGCAACTCTGTGAAAGGGTGAGTCTGTTTACAAGCAAAAGGAAGCGCTGGGGTTCTGTGGATGGAAAGCTTCAGCTAAGAGGCGGCTCTGTCCCTTTGGAGAGCCAAAGGAAGTAA